A genomic region of Rhipicephalus sanguineus isolate Rsan-2018 chromosome 1, BIME_Rsan_1.4, whole genome shotgun sequence contains the following coding sequences:
- the LOC119376110 gene encoding protein C10, translated as MSATLAFKENFDSEKAKGALEDILAAFDQPENFARLQDAKDLAGNDMLKHMQIVFPLLTQIEMTVIESYGFTRDGEGVLQFAQIIKQMEREHPEIARLNAELRAHFIPPMVPPSLPDN; from the exons ATGTCGGCGACCCTTGCGTTCAAGGAAAACTTTGACTCTGAGAAAGCAAAAG GTGCCCTGGAAGACATTCTAGCTGCGTTTGACCAACCTGAGAACTTCGCAAGGCTTCAAGACGCAAAGGATCTCGCTGGGAACGACATGCTCAAGCACATGCAGATTGTTTTTCCACTTTTAACGCAAATAGAAATGACTGTCATCGAAAGCTACGGCTTCACACGCGACGGAGAAG GTGTGTTGCAGTTCGCCCAAATTATCAAGCAGATGGAAAGGGAGCACCCTGAAATTGCACGGCTGAATGCAGAGCTCCGGGCGCATTTCATCCCCCCGATGGTACCGCCGTCGTTACCAGACAACTGA